One genomic region from candidate division KSB1 bacterium encodes:
- a CDS encoding efflux RND transporter periplasmic adaptor subunit yields the protein MKKTIIGIVIIAAAAGLIVFRIFSEKSAVRQPAAARGGAITVKAHVLKPERLEDKIVVTGSLQPNEAVDLRSEVPGKVTAIYFQEGSRIKKGDLLLQINDAELQAQLQRTLFQKELAAGTERRQRQQLEIEAVSQETYEAALNRLNVLEAEVKLLEAQLQKTKITAPFSGRIGLRFVSEGSYVSPNTVIANLVDSDPIKIEFTVPERYASAVRPGLEINFRVQGQSEIHRAVVYAVEPKIDETTRTLYLRAKCPNPDGRLVPGSFAQVELLLNVDEQALMVPSQALIPEMERQIIYLCRSGKAVPTPVETGIRTQEKVQLLRGAAAGDTVITSGILLLRPNAPVRITAFE from the coding sequence ATGAAAAAGACAATCATCGGAATAGTGATTATTGCTGCGGCTGCAGGGCTGATCGTCTTCCGCATCTTTTCGGAAAAGTCTGCCGTACGACAGCCGGCAGCGGCGCGGGGCGGAGCGATTACCGTCAAAGCGCATGTGCTCAAGCCGGAGCGTCTGGAAGATAAGATCGTGGTCACCGGCTCGCTGCAGCCCAACGAGGCCGTCGATTTGCGCAGCGAAGTGCCCGGCAAGGTGACGGCGATCTATTTTCAGGAAGGAAGTCGGATTAAAAAAGGGGATCTGCTGCTGCAGATCAACGATGCCGAGCTGCAGGCGCAGCTGCAGAGGACGCTGTTTCAGAAGGAGCTTGCCGCAGGCACGGAGCGGCGTCAACGGCAGCAGCTTGAAATTGAGGCGGTTAGTCAGGAAACCTATGAGGCCGCCCTCAACCGCTTGAATGTTTTAGAGGCGGAGGTAAAGCTGCTGGAGGCGCAGCTGCAGAAGACGAAAATCACCGCGCCTTTCTCCGGACGCATCGGACTGCGGTTCGTCAGCGAGGGCAGCTATGTCTCGCCGAATACGGTGATCGCCAACTTGGTCGACAGCGATCCGATCAAGATCGAATTCACCGTCCCCGAGCGCTACGCCTCGGCCGTGCGCCCAGGTCTGGAGATCAATTTTCGGGTTCAGGGACAGAGCGAGATTCACCGCGCCGTCGTTTATGCCGTGGAGCCCAAAATCGACGAAACGACGCGGACGCTTTATCTGCGCGCCAAATGCCCGAATCCAGACGGCCGATTGGTGCCCGGCTCCTTCGCGCAGGTGGAGCTTCTGCTCAACGTCGACGAACAGGCGCTGATGGTCCCCAGTCAGGCGCTGATTCCCGAAATGGAGCGGCAGATCATTTACCTCTGTCGTTCCGGAAAGGCAGTGCCGACGCCGGTGGAAACCGGCATCCGCACGCAAGAAAAGGTGCAGCTGCTGCGCGGCGCAGCCGCCGGCGATACGGTCATTACGAGCGGCATCCTGCTGCTGCGGCCGAATGCGCCGGTCCGCATCACCGCCTTCGAATAA
- a CDS encoding phosphoribosylamine--glycine ligase encodes MESIISGSKPKIMLWGIGSYAASAMRTLAENGAEVCCYLTRNYGDYGPSLYGETFHFKDYPNPCPLVREKQIDLVIPMSINWHEAEWKDEFLAMQVPILSPYGEAMKLERDRDYGRRLCELYGIPVPKAYVAKNRLDAVEYVRANPLPYVIKNPLCAPGSPVHTIVTETVEDTLSWLEHVNYAEGVFLQEYMGRREAGHVAFVSDGKIYPMVTNQEYKRAFDGNMGPVAGAPLGGLVEVDTEDKYGIVRETLEPLLPWFRRTNFHGPVQSTCVKRDGKWHVIEFNVRTGITTGPALCRMLKNPVEVFLAVGHNRPLNIEFHKGREYACTLTLAGWGYPYTKIEGPFLTVQLTGEPTCDIWWNEVVADRKGRMLMSGHRVADVVAVGPSMEAAIAKAYENIRKIYCLSSYYRLDIGKSLWPPGEE; translated from the coding sequence ATGGAATCCATCATTTCCGGTTCAAAGCCCAAGATCATGCTGTGGGGCATCGGCTCCTATGCGGCCTCTGCGATGCGCACCTTGGCCGAAAACGGCGCCGAGGTGTGCTGCTATTTGACCCGCAATTACGGCGATTATGGCCCGTCGCTGTACGGCGAGACCTTTCATTTCAAAGATTATCCCAACCCTTGCCCCCTCGTGCGCGAAAAGCAGATCGATTTGGTGATCCCCATGTCGATCAATTGGCATGAGGCCGAGTGGAAGGACGAGTTCCTCGCCATGCAGGTTCCCATTCTTTCGCCGTACGGTGAGGCGATGAAGCTCGAGCGCGACCGCGATTACGGCCGCAGACTGTGCGAGCTGTACGGTATCCCGGTGCCGAAAGCTTATGTCGCCAAAAATCGCCTGGACGCCGTAGAGTATGTGCGCGCCAATCCTTTGCCGTACGTGATCAAAAACCCGCTTTGCGCCCCCGGTTCTCCGGTTCATACCATCGTAACCGAAACGGTCGAAGACACTTTGAGCTGGCTGGAGCACGTCAACTATGCCGAGGGCGTCTTTCTGCAGGAGTACATGGGGCGGCGGGAAGCAGGCCACGTCGCGTTCGTCAGCGACGGCAAAATCTATCCCATGGTGACCAACCAGGAATACAAGCGCGCCTTTGACGGAAACATGGGCCCGGTGGCCGGGGCGCCGCTCGGCGGATTGGTTGAAGTGGATACCGAGGATAAATACGGCATTGTGCGCGAGACGCTCGAGCCGCTGCTGCCCTGGTTCCGCCGAACCAACTTCCACGGTCCGGTTCAGTCGACCTGCGTGAAGCGCGACGGCAAGTGGCACGTGATCGAATTCAATGTCCGCACCGGCATCACCACCGGACCGGCGCTCTGTCGCATGCTGAAAAATCCGGTCGAAGTGTTTTTGGCGGTCGGCCACAACCGTCCTCTCAACATCGAATTTCACAAAGGCCGAGAATACGCCTGTACGCTCACGCTCGCCGGCTGGGGGTATCCTTATACCAAAATTGAAGGGCCTTTTTTGACGGTGCAGTTGACCGGCGAACCGACTTGCGATATTTGGTGGAACGAAGTGGTCGCCGACCGTAAGGGCAGAATGCTTATGTCCGGCCACCGCGTGGCGGACGTGGTCGCCGTCGGCCCCTCCATGGAAGCGGCGATTGCCAAAGCCTACGAGAACATCCGCAAAATCTATTGCCTGAGCAGCTACTACCGTCTCGACATCGGCAAGAGTCTGTGGCCTCCGGGCGAAGAGTGA
- a CDS encoding CPBP family intramembrane metalloprotease, protein MKNKRRHKDSITPDLRLSIILTGLLMLSAGRYLIEVQQSVGRMLATLFLVTVSAAPLIFAANPPLLKAAAESPNRVRRLSAVSFLIVGLSAALWGFSAGHAGPHTLTWTTIWMIGGLLLTALIDPAKVLSKTILLIWLWLLFFIGHVPNWTAPLSRPLVQPLAFAALLSTIGLNIYLPRLDVGFTFRLKADEVRQIVLNFILLFLVLLIFAPFTGLLTITDHLPSFLTLLTQGVLLFFLVALPEELLFRAVFYKYFLQIFQGRKWAVGTAIFASSLLFALAKSRSPLPPSGPYFMAADSPFSWSYAFFSFVAGGFYAWIFIRTKKLTAAVWLHALLDWVWMIFFRG, encoded by the coding sequence ATGAAAAATAAACGCCGTCACAAAGACTCTATTACGCCGGATCTGCGCTTGTCGATCATTCTAACCGGTTTGCTCATGCTGAGCGCAGGCCGATACCTCATTGAGGTTCAACAGAGCGTCGGCAGGATGCTTGCGACGCTTTTCCTGGTGACGGTTTCTGCAGCGCCGCTCATCTTTGCCGCCAATCCGCCGCTATTAAAGGCCGCGGCAGAATCGCCGAACCGAGTCCGCCGGTTATCCGCCGTTTCTTTTTTAATCGTCGGCTTGTCTGCTGCGCTTTGGGGCTTTTCGGCAGGACACGCGGGACCGCATACCTTAACCTGGACGACGATTTGGATGATCGGCGGTCTGCTTTTAACTGCGCTGATCGATCCGGCAAAGGTGCTGTCTAAAACCATATTGCTTATCTGGCTGTGGCTGCTGTTTTTTATCGGCCATGTACCGAACTGGACGGCTCCGCTCAGCCGGCCCCTTGTGCAGCCCTTGGCCTTTGCCGCTCTCTTGTCGACCATCGGCCTTAATATTTATCTGCCGCGCCTCGATGTCGGCTTTACCTTTCGCCTCAAGGCCGATGAGGTCCGTCAAATTGTGCTCAATTTTATCCTCCTGTTTTTGGTCCTGCTGATTTTCGCTCCCTTTACCGGATTGTTGACGATTACCGATCATTTGCCGTCTTTTCTGACGCTCCTAACGCAGGGCGTTCTGCTCTTTTTCCTCGTTGCATTGCCCGAAGAGCTTCTTTTCCGCGCCGTATTCTATAAATATTTTCTCCAGATTTTTCAGGGAAGAAAATGGGCGGTCGGCACGGCAATTTTTGCTTCTTCGCTTCTCTTCGCTCTGGCAAAGAGCCGCAGCCCTCTGCCGCCTTCAGGCCCGTATTTCATGGCCGCGGATTCGCCTTTCTCCTGGTCTTATGCTTTTTTCTCGTTCGTCGCCGGCGGTTTTTACGCCTGGATTTTCATCCGCACAAAAAAGCTTACTGCCGCCGTCTGGCTGCACGCATTGCTTGATTGGGTTTGGATGATCTTTTTTAGAGGATAG
- a CDS encoding DedA family protein, with protein sequence MNSISSVTQADRTAVKPHVIRRLYDWVLSWAESPYGAAALFILSFAEASFFPVPPDALLIALVLGSRAKAFRFAFNCTTASVLGAAFGYWIGHSLWWTDGGFSGLANWFFAHVPGFTHALFYRVQGLYEQWNFWVIFTAGFTPIPFKVFTISAGAFDVSFPMMILASIVSRGARFFLVAGLIWKWGEPIKSFIDKYFNWLAILFTILLIGGFVVIKYVL encoded by the coding sequence ATGAATTCTATTTCGAGTGTGACCCAAGCCGATCGAACCGCAGTCAAACCGCATGTCATCCGAAGACTCTACGACTGGGTGTTGAGTTGGGCCGAAAGCCCTTACGGCGCCGCCGCGCTTTTTATTCTCAGCTTTGCCGAGGCGTCTTTTTTCCCTGTGCCGCCCGACGCTCTGCTCATAGCTCTGGTGCTCGGCAGCCGAGCGAAAGCCTTTCGCTTTGCCTTCAACTGTACGACGGCTTCGGTCCTCGGCGCCGCATTCGGCTACTGGATCGGCCATTCGCTCTGGTGGACGGACGGCGGCTTTTCCGGCCTGGCAAACTGGTTCTTCGCCCATGTTCCCGGCTTTACGCACGCGCTTTTCTATCGCGTTCAGGGACTGTATGAACAGTGGAATTTTTGGGTTATTTTTACCGCCGGATTTACACCCATTCCCTTTAAAGTGTTTACCATTTCTGCGGGCGCCTTCGATGTCAGTTTTCCCATGATGATCCTGGCTTCGATCGTCAGTCGCGGGGCACGCTTTTTCCTTGTCGCCGGTCTGATCTGGAAATGGGGCGAGCCGATCAAGTCGTTCATTGACAAATATTTTAACTGGCTGGCGATTCTTTTCACCATCCTGCTGATCGGCGGCTTTGTCGTCATCAAGTACGTGCTCTGA
- a CDS encoding glycosyltransferase family 2 protein yields MEGKPKTLIALPAYNEANHIVACLKDISVHHPLAHVLVVDDGSVDATAERAADCRARVVRHPHNFGKAAAILTALNIARQEGYEWILFMDSDGQHPAQALPNFFRAMRSGLDAVLANRIDRRTMPLHRQLSNGITSILVSLTGGRRIHDSQCGMRAFRVDSLVGLPLREKGFQLESELLIRLGRKSAVFNEIPIATIYTGQKSSIRPGADTLRFILLILKTFWW; encoded by the coding sequence GTGGAAGGCAAGCCGAAAACACTCATTGCGCTGCCTGCCTATAATGAAGCGAATCACATCGTCGCCTGTCTAAAGGACATTTCCGTTCACCATCCTTTGGCGCATGTTCTGGTGGTCGACGACGGGTCTGTCGATGCGACTGCCGAACGGGCCGCTGACTGCCGTGCCCGAGTGGTTCGACATCCGCACAATTTCGGCAAGGCCGCAGCGATTTTGACCGCTTTGAACATCGCGCGGCAGGAGGGATATGAGTGGATTCTTTTCATGGACAGCGACGGACAGCATCCGGCGCAGGCTTTGCCGAACTTTTTTCGCGCCATGCGCAGCGGGCTTGACGCCGTTCTTGCCAATCGAATCGACCGGCGAACCATGCCGCTGCATCGGCAGCTGAGCAACGGCATCACCTCCATCCTCGTATCGTTGACCGGAGGCAGGAGGATCCACGACAGCCAGTGCGGTATGCGCGCTTTTCGCGTCGACAGCCTGGTCGGCCTGCCGCTGCGGGAGAAAGGGTTCCAACTCGAATCCGAGCTGCTCATCCGGCTCGGCAGGAAAAGCGCCGTCTTTAACGAAATACCCATAGCGACGATCTACACCGGACAAAAAAGCTCCATCCGACCGGGCGCAGATACGTTGCGCTTTATTCTGCTCATTTTAAAAACATTTTGGTGGTGA
- a CDS encoding peptidylprolyl isomerase — translation MNRLVVCLLIWAIALPIFAQTKKVYVGVQEENLRDAPKGQKIGALLQGTEMIVLYEQDNWLKVQITGWIWKPSTSTTPTKPLGEFHALHILVKTRAEAEQILAELKAGKDFSELAKAKSIAPSAPMGGDLGYFNRGDFAPVIENAIAALKIDQVSEIIETPHGFNIFKRIK, via the coding sequence TTGAATCGATTGGTTGTTTGCTTATTGATATGGGCGATCGCCTTGCCGATCTTTGCGCAAACGAAAAAGGTCTATGTCGGCGTTCAGGAGGAAAATTTACGCGATGCGCCGAAGGGGCAAAAGATCGGCGCGCTTTTGCAGGGCACGGAAATGATCGTGCTCTATGAGCAGGATAATTGGCTGAAGGTGCAAATTACCGGTTGGATCTGGAAGCCGTCGACGAGCACGACGCCGACCAAGCCGCTCGGCGAGTTTCATGCGCTCCATATTCTCGTCAAAACCCGCGCCGAAGCGGAACAGATCCTGGCCGAATTGAAGGCGGGCAAAGATTTCAGCGAGCTGGCCAAAGCCAAATCGATAGCCCCCAGCGCGCCGATGGGAGGCGATCTGGGCTATTTCAATCGCGGCGACTTTGCACCGGTCATCGAAAACGCCATTGCCGCGCTCAAGATCGACCAGGTGAGCGAGATCATCGAGACGCCGCACGGCTTTAATATTTTCAAACGAATCAAATAA
- the ispG gene encoding flavodoxin-dependent (E)-4-hydroxy-3-methylbut-2-enyl-diphosphate synthase encodes MGSRTRRVYVRNLAVGDGAPISVQSMTNTKTEDVDATLRQIERLLQAGCQIVRLAVPSQAAAKAFAAIRRRIDAPLVADIHFNYELALAAIDAGADKIRINPGNIGGREKVRAVVERAVAAKVPIRVGVNSGSIEKDILKEEGGPTVRALVRSALRNIDLCREFGAEDLVLSLKSSDVVKTIAAYREASRHTDVPLHIGVTEAGTVRSGTIKSAVALGILLAEGIGDTLRVSLTGDPVEEVYVGYQILKALDLSRRGVNLISCPTCSRTQVDLIPIAEEVERRLAGIEEPLTVAVMGCVVNGPGEAKEADVGVACGKGSAVLFRKGVIIRKVAESEIVSALIAEVESLRQERAAAR; translated from the coding sequence ATGGGTTCTCGTACTCGGCGAGTGTACGTGCGCAACCTGGCGGTCGGAGACGGTGCGCCGATCAGCGTGCAGTCGATGACCAACACCAAGACCGAGGATGTCGATGCCACTCTGCGGCAGATCGAACGGTTGCTGCAGGCCGGCTGTCAGATTGTCCGGCTGGCGGTGCCGTCGCAGGCGGCAGCCAAGGCTTTTGCCGCCATTCGTCGCCGAATCGATGCGCCGTTGGTGGCGGACATTCACTTTAACTATGAACTGGCTCTGGCGGCCATCGATGCGGGAGCCGACAAAATCCGTATTAACCCCGGCAACATCGGCGGACGGGAAAAAGTTCGGGCGGTGGTCGAACGGGCGGTAGCCGCCAAGGTGCCCATCCGCGTCGGCGTCAATTCAGGGTCTATCGAAAAAGATATCCTAAAAGAGGAGGGCGGACCCACGGTACGCGCTCTGGTTCGCAGCGCGCTGCGCAACATCGATCTCTGCCGCGAATTCGGCGCCGAAGACTTGGTGCTCTCGCTCAAATCATCCGACGTCGTCAAAACGATTGCCGCCTATCGCGAGGCCTCGCGTCACACCGACGTACCGCTGCACATCGGCGTCACCGAAGCGGGAACGGTACGCTCCGGAACCATCAAATCGGCTGTGGCGCTCGGCATCCTGCTGGCCGAAGGGATCGGCGACACATTGCGCGTTTCGCTCACGGGCGACCCGGTCGAGGAGGTTTATGTCGGGTATCAAATTTTAAAAGCGCTCGATCTTTCGCGGCGCGGCGTCAATCTGATCTCCTGTCCCACCTGCAGCCGCACGCAGGTCGATCTAATCCCCATAGCCGAAGAAGTGGAGCGGCGGCTGGCCGGGATCGAAGAGCCGCTGACCGTCGCGGTGATGGGGTGCGTCGTCAACGGGCCGGGTGAAGCCAAGGAAGCCGACGTCGGCGTCGCCTGCGGAAAAGGCAGCGCCGTGCTTTTTCGCAAGGGCGTTATCATCCGCAAAGTTGCGGAAAGCGAGATCGTCTCGGCGCTCATCGCCGAAGTGGAGAGCTTGCGGCAAGAAAGAGCCGCGGCCCGCTGA
- the xdhC gene encoding xanthine dehydrogenase accessory protein XdhC, giving the protein MSLWQKIVDLEAKGGAAVLATVVEASGSAPREVGAKMLVYADGTIEGTIGGGAIEKAVIEECMAAMRTQRPKLLEYELTELQMSWGGRVKIFIEPLFSAPPLIVFGAGHVGKAMAAVADLLGFRVTVVDNRPEFANAQRFPNAEKILAKEYSAALPELEFTPETCLVIATHQHSHDREILEYCVRQPFAYLGMIGSRTKVQQTFKALEEAGIDRAALQRVHSPMGLAIGARTPEEIAVSVAAEMIAVRCGVDVSALSMRLQND; this is encoded by the coding sequence ATGAGCCTTTGGCAAAAGATTGTTGATTTAGAAGCAAAAGGCGGGGCGGCGGTATTAGCGACGGTGGTGGAGGCGTCAGGTTCGGCGCCGCGGGAGGTCGGAGCCAAGATGCTGGTTTATGCGGACGGTACAATTGAGGGTACGATCGGCGGCGGCGCGATCGAAAAAGCCGTGATCGAGGAGTGCATGGCGGCAATGCGCACTCAGCGGCCGAAGCTGCTCGAGTACGAACTGACCGAACTGCAGATGAGCTGGGGCGGCAGGGTTAAAATTTTTATCGAGCCGCTCTTTTCCGCGCCGCCGCTGATCGTCTTCGGCGCCGGTCACGTCGGCAAAGCGATGGCCGCCGTAGCCGATCTGCTCGGCTTCCGCGTGACGGTCGTCGACAATCGGCCGGAATTTGCCAATGCGCAGCGCTTCCCAAACGCTGAAAAAATTCTGGCTAAAGAGTACTCTGCCGCATTGCCCGAACTCGAGTTTACGCCCGAAACCTGCCTCGTAATCGCGACGCACCAACACAGCCACGATCGCGAAATTTTAGAGTACTGCGTGCGTCAACCGTTTGCTTATTTGGGGATGATCGGCAGCCGCACAAAGGTTCAGCAGACCTTCAAGGCGCTCGAAGAGGCGGGCATCGACCGGGCGGCGCTGCAAAGGGTGCATTCGCCGATGGGGTTGGCGATCGGCGCCCGCACACCGGAGGAAATCGCCGTGTCGGTGGCTGCGGAAATGATCGCAGTGCGCTGCGGCGTCGACGTTTCGGCGCTTTCCATGAGGCTGCAGAATGATTAG
- a CDS encoding nucleotidyltransferase family protein, whose protein sequence is MISGLILAAGESRRMGEVKPLLRINGLTFLQHIEQALRGAGIEEIIAVIGHQAARIQNESGANVRFVDNPNYQLGQLSSLQTGIRAVGNAEAVIVCLVDQPHVQRAWIEQLITAFREAHPLIVRPCCKGRCGHPVLYAAELFAEFLNLPLTETAKAVFRRHGERTRLVEIDSEGILFDADTPEDLQAVRRFFDKTE, encoded by the coding sequence ATGATTAGCGGCTTGATCTTGGCAGCCGGCGAGTCGCGGCGCATGGGCGAAGTAAAGCCGCTCCTGCGCATCAACGGCCTGACTTTTCTTCAACACATCGAGCAGGCGCTGCGCGGAGCAGGGATCGAAGAAATTATAGCGGTTATCGGTCATCAAGCCGCGCGCATCCAAAATGAAAGCGGCGCAAACGTCCGTTTCGTCGACAATCCGAACTATCAGCTCGGTCAACTGTCGTCACTGCAGACGGGCATTCGCGCCGTCGGCAACGCCGAGGCGGTCATCGTCTGTTTGGTGGACCAACCGCACGTTCAGCGCGCATGGATCGAACAGCTCATTACCGCTTTTCGCGAGGCTCATCCCCTCATCGTTCGACCTTGCTGCAAGGGACGCTGCGGTCATCCCGTGCTTTATGCTGCCGAACTTTTTGCGGAGTTTCTGAACTTGCCCCTAACCGAAACGGCCAAGGCGGTTTTTCGGCGCCACGGCGAACGCACCCGCCTCGTCGAGATCGATTCGGAAGGGATCCTGTTCGACGCCGATACACCGGAGGATTTGCAGGCCGTTCGCCGCTTTTTCGATAAAACCGAATGA